A single window of Candidatus Manganitrophaceae bacterium DNA harbors:
- a CDS encoding response regulator — MQSGPDHKEYPVLFVDDEEMALLSLAELYEREFTVYTAKSGREAIEILQAHPEIAVIISDQRMPGMTGVEVLAEARKICPDAVRMLLTAYTEMEMVIEAINKGNIYRYISKPYDVAELRCAMLQGVEHHCLVKERDRLYAEKIETLKRVARTNRLTAIGTLAAGMAHEINNPMVAIYTFLQMLPQKLQESRLDKEYFDHFYQLSIREAERIQTLIRKLLDFSKGADQDTLSLKEESLNLLLQEVVTLLKHEAGKKGIEFDLQLAPDLPPIKIDQEKIKQVFLNLILNAIQATATGKITLMTSYQADPSPTLVKVVVADTGAGISEENLEKLFNPFFTTKEAEGTGLGLMICHHIVDQHRGNIDVTSQIGKGTKVTLQMPLDPLQHERRKTERRDSR; from the coding sequence ATGCAATCTGGACCTGACCACAAAGAATACCCGGTGCTCTTTGTCGATGATGAAGAGATGGCCTTGCTCAGCCTCGCGGAGCTCTATGAGCGGGAGTTCACGGTTTATACGGCGAAGAGCGGCCGGGAGGCGATCGAGATCCTTCAGGCCCATCCCGAGATCGCGGTGATTATCAGCGATCAGAGAATGCCGGGCATGACCGGCGTTGAAGTCCTCGCCGAAGCGAGAAAGATCTGTCCGGATGCCGTCCGGATGCTCCTGACCGCCTACACCGAAATGGAGATGGTCATCGAAGCGATCAACAAAGGGAATATCTACCGCTACATCTCGAAGCCCTATGACGTCGCCGAGCTTCGCTGTGCCATGCTCCAGGGGGTGGAGCACCACTGTCTCGTGAAAGAGCGAGACCGGCTTTATGCGGAAAAAATCGAGACGCTCAAGCGGGTCGCACGAACCAACCGCCTCACCGCCATCGGCACGTTGGCCGCCGGGATGGCGCACGAGATCAACAACCCGATGGTGGCGATTTACACCTTCCTTCAGATGCTCCCACAAAAACTCCAGGAGTCGCGACTCGACAAAGAATATTTCGATCACTTCTATCAGCTCTCGATTCGCGAGGCGGAGAGAATCCAGACGCTGATCCGGAAACTGCTCGACTTCTCTAAGGGAGCCGATCAGGATACCCTTTCGCTCAAAGAAGAAAGCCTTAATCTCCTCTTACAAGAAGTCGTCACCCTCCTCAAACACGAAGCCGGCAAGAAAGGGATCGAGTTCGACCTTCAACTCGCCCCCGATCTCCCCCCCATCAAAATAGATCAGGAGAAGATCAAGCAAGTTTTTTTAAATCTCATTTTAAATGCCATCCAGGCCACCGCCACCGGGAAGATCACCCTGATGACCTCTTACCAGGCGGACCCCTCCCCCACTCTGGTCAAAGTGGTCGTCGCCGATACCGGCGCCGGCATTTCAGAGGAAAATTTGGAAAAACTCTTCAATCCCTTTTTCACGACGAAGGAGGCGGAGGGAACCGGATTGGGCTTGATGATTTGCCACCATATCGTCGACCAACACCGTGGAAATATCGACGTCACCTCCCAAATCGGAAAGGGAACGAAAGTCACCCTCCAGATGCCGCTCGATCCCCTTCAGCACGAACGCCGCAAAACAGAAAGGCGAGACAGCCGTTAA
- a CDS encoding YtxH domain-containing protein, translated as MKGESRFAFGLLMFLAGLAAGALAGVLFAPRSGRETQKDLRGLANETGKRFGRITEKTRESLAGAADQGKQWANDAQEHLKSIGQAASKVVDEGREFTR; from the coding sequence ATGAAAGGGGAATCCCGTTTTGCTTTTGGTCTGCTGATGTTCTTGGCAGGCCTGGCCGCCGGCGCATTGGCAGGGGTGCTGTTCGCCCCTCGGTCGGGCAGAGAAACTCAAAAAGATTTAAGAGGGCTTGCGAACGAAACCGGGAAGCGCTTCGGTCGCATCACCGAAAAAACAAGAGAGTCCCTCGCCGGCGCGGCAGACCAGGGAAAACAGTGGGCAAACGACGCCCAAGAACACCTCAAATCGATCGGTCAAGCGGCATCGAAGGTCGTTGACGAAGGGAGGGAGTTCACACGCTAA
- a CDS encoding alpha-1,4-glucan--maltose-1-phosphate maltosyltransferase codes for MIERVAPEIDAGRYPIKRTPGEKVVVTAAIFADGHDRIAARLLYKPVTEERWQETLMEPLGNDAWSGTFVPADARHYHYTLEAWIDRFVSWRDDLAKRINAGQEVGSELLEGAGLVSDAAKRAAGEDQERLREHAGILSGSLPQELRIEVALHESLDTLMSRYPDRSRATRYERTLEVRVERERARYSAWYEMFPRSAGPDPARSATFGEAASRIPEIASMGFDVLYLPPIHPIGKKFRKGPNNALRAGPGDPGSPWAIGSEAGGHKAVDPGLGTLEDFRQFVAAANRQGLEVALDIAFQCSPDHPYVKEHPEWFLHRPDGTIKYAENPPKKYQDIYPFNFECDDWRGLWTELKSVIEFWIDQGVKIFRVDNPHTKPLRFWFWLIGEIQKKHPETIFLAEAFTRPKIMYALAKGGFTQSYTYFTWRNAKQELIDYVTELTQTEVREYFRPNFFANTPDILHAYLQTGGRPAFQARLVLAATLAANYGIYSGYELCESRAVPGTEEYQDSEKYQVRAWDWERPGNIKELVARVNRIRGENRALHFNDRLRFCAINNDQILCYTKTTEDLSNSLLIAVNLDPHHPQYGWVQVPIHELGIETDESYPVHDLITDVRYQWRGEWNYIRLDPAVMPAHIFSVNPKLP; via the coding sequence ATGATCGAACGGGTTGCGCCGGAAATCGACGCCGGTCGTTATCCGATCAAGCGAACGCCCGGGGAAAAGGTCGTCGTGACCGCCGCCATTTTCGCCGATGGTCACGACCGTATCGCCGCCCGGCTCCTCTATAAACCGGTCACGGAAGAGAGGTGGCAAGAGACGCTGATGGAGCCGCTCGGCAATGATGCTTGGAGCGGAACGTTCGTCCCGGCCGATGCGCGCCATTATCATTACACCCTGGAGGCGTGGATCGACCGGTTTGTTTCATGGCGGGACGATCTGGCCAAACGGATCAACGCCGGCCAGGAGGTCGGCAGCGAACTGCTGGAAGGGGCCGGCCTCGTCTCCGATGCCGCCAAGCGGGCCGCCGGAGAAGATCAAGAGCGGCTGCGCGAGCATGCCGGAATTTTGTCGGGTTCGTTGCCTCAGGAACTGCGCATTGAGGTCGCGCTGCATGAATCGCTCGACACCCTGATGTCGCGGTATCCCGACCGAAGCCGCGCCACCCGGTACGAGCGGACACTCGAAGTCCGTGTAGAGCGGGAACGGGCGCGCTACAGCGCCTGGTACGAAATGTTTCCCCGATCAGCCGGTCCCGATCCGGCGCGCAGCGCCACCTTTGGGGAGGCGGCCTCACGCATCCCGGAGATCGCGTCGATGGGATTCGACGTCCTCTATCTTCCCCCGATCCATCCGATCGGAAAAAAATTTCGCAAGGGGCCCAACAATGCGTTGAGGGCGGGGCCAGGCGATCCGGGAAGCCCCTGGGCGATCGGATCGGAAGCGGGCGGACACAAAGCGGTCGATCCGGGACTCGGCACGCTGGAAGATTTTCGGCAGTTCGTCGCGGCGGCCAATCGACAGGGGCTGGAAGTCGCCCTCGACATCGCCTTCCAATGCTCCCCCGATCACCCCTATGTGAAGGAGCATCCCGAGTGGTTTCTCCACCGCCCCGACGGAACGATCAAATACGCGGAGAATCCGCCGAAGAAATATCAGGACATCTATCCATTCAATTTCGAGTGTGACGATTGGCGAGGACTCTGGACGGAGTTGAAAAGCGTCATCGAATTTTGGATCGACCAGGGGGTGAAGATCTTCCGCGTCGACAATCCCCACACCAAGCCGCTTCGCTTCTGGTTCTGGCTGATCGGCGAGATCCAGAAAAAACACCCGGAGACGATCTTCCTCGCCGAGGCCTTCACCCGACCGAAGATCATGTATGCGCTCGCCAAAGGGGGATTCACGCAATCTTACACCTACTTTACCTGGCGCAATGCAAAACAGGAGCTGATCGACTACGTCACTGAGCTGACCCAGACGGAGGTGCGGGAGTACTTTCGTCCGAATTTCTTCGCGAACACCCCCGACATTCTCCACGCCTATCTGCAGACCGGCGGCCGACCGGCCTTTCAGGCGCGGCTCGTCCTCGCCGCAACGCTGGCGGCGAATTATGGGATCTACAGCGGCTATGAGCTCTGTGAGAGCCGCGCCGTTCCCGGAACGGAAGAGTATCAAGATTCAGAGAAGTACCAGGTCCGCGCCTGGGATTGGGAGCGCCCCGGCAACATCAAGGAGCTCGTCGCCCGCGTCAATCGAATCCGGGGAGAGAACCGGGCGCTCCATTTTAACGACCGGCTTCGCTTCTGCGCCATTAACAACGACCAGATTCTCTGCTATACAAAGACGACGGAAGATCTCTCGAACAGCCTCCTCATTGCGGTAAACCTCGACCCGCACCATCCGCAATACGGGTGGGTCCAGGTTCCGATTCACGAGCTCGGTATTGAGACGGATGAAAGCTATCCGGTTCACGATCTGATCACCGATGTCCGCTATCAATGGCGCGGCGAGTGGAACTATATCCGGCTCGATCCGGCGGTCATGCCGGCTCACATTTTCAGCGTGAATCCAAAACTCCCTTAA